A portion of the Lusitaniella coriacea LEGE 07157 genome contains these proteins:
- a CDS encoding gluconokinase gives MVIILMGVSGSGKTAVGRQLAREIEGIFQDGDWFHPSANIAKMRSGQPLNDRDRLLWLEILGNAIGYWSQEAKPYIIACSALKSDYRAALQRGRQGIYFIYLKGSKTLIQQRLTTRTNHFMPVRLLESQFSTLEVPEDIPAIDIAPTIDEIVAKIIPLIQHWQSP, from the coding sequence ATGGTCATTATTTTGATGGGTGTTTCCGGTTCTGGGAAAACCGCTGTGGGTCGTCAGTTGGCTCGCGAAATCGAGGGTATTTTTCAGGATGGGGATTGGTTTCATCCCTCTGCAAACATTGCTAAGATGCGCAGCGGTCAACCGTTAAACGATCGCGATCGGTTATTGTGGTTAGAGATTTTGGGTAACGCGATCGGTTATTGGTCCCAGGAAGCAAAACCTTACATCATCGCTTGTTCTGCCCTAAAATCGGACTATCGCGCAGCGCTGCAAAGGGGACGACAAGGGATTTATTTTATCTACCTCAAAGGCTCTAAAACTTTGATTCAACAGCGCCTCACCACACGTACCAACCACTTTATGCCCGTTCGCCTCCTTGAGAGTCAATTTTCTACCCTTGAAGTTCCAGAAGACATTCCTGCTATTGATATTGCCCCAACAATCGATGAAATTGTTGCTAAAAT